The following proteins come from a genomic window of Mycolicibacterium rufum:
- a CDS encoding metal-dependent hydrolase, which yields MLRPRRCADEIDPGPVQIQARKVAFDVSDVPLHWIPGHPVASHVVSVLNLVLPAGERWFVQTFNEALPLVQDPKLADDIRGFIGQEATHADVHDAILHDFMVARGVDPAPILAQVEHVFSRVLAPRDFRDPVRRRNHLCDRLWLIAAIEHYTAVMGDFALNCSWDDHGADPTLTDLFRWHGSEEVEHRSVAHDVATYFDDSYLSRIRAMTLSATMLFVFFQRTAWYLVRNDPAVDVGWWAFNRMRMRDSSLGLLPRYSRLFGSSTLTYFRPGYSPEQFGSTAQAVAYLATSPAARAAHL from the coding sequence ATGCTGCGACCCCGCCGTTGCGCCGACGAGATCGATCCGGGCCCCGTGCAGATCCAGGCCCGCAAGGTGGCGTTCGACGTCAGCGACGTCCCGCTGCACTGGATTCCGGGGCACCCCGTCGCCTCGCACGTCGTCAGCGTGCTCAACCTCGTTCTGCCCGCCGGCGAACGCTGGTTCGTGCAGACCTTCAACGAGGCGCTGCCGCTGGTGCAGGACCCGAAGCTGGCCGACGACATCCGCGGGTTCATCGGCCAGGAGGCCACGCACGCCGACGTGCACGACGCGATCCTGCACGACTTCATGGTGGCGCGCGGGGTCGATCCGGCGCCGATCCTCGCCCAGGTGGAGCACGTCTTCTCCCGGGTGCTGGCGCCGCGGGACTTCCGCGATCCCGTCCGCAGGCGCAATCACCTGTGCGACCGGCTGTGGCTGATCGCGGCGATCGAGCACTACACCGCGGTGATGGGCGACTTCGCGCTGAACTGCTCGTGGGACGACCACGGCGCCGATCCGACGCTGACCGACCTGTTCCGCTGGCACGGCAGCGAAGAGGTCGAACACCGCAGCGTGGCCCACGACGTCGCGACCTACTTCGACGACAGCTACCTCAGCCGGATCCGGGCGATGACGCTGTCGGCCACCATGCTGTTCGTGTTCTTCCAGCGCACCGCGTGGTACCTGGTGCGCAACGACCCCGCCGTCGACGTCGGCTGGTGGGCGTTCAACCGGATGCGGATGCGCGACTCCAGCTTGGGTCTGCTGCCGCGGTACAGCCGGCTGTTCGGCTCGAGCACACTGACCTACTTCCGGCCCGGGTACTCGCCGGAGCAGTTCGGCTCCACCGCCCAGGCGGTCGCCTATCTGGCGACCTCGCCCGCGGCGCGCGCGGCGCACCTGTGA